The nucleotide sequence aagCCAAACATTGtgatttatcaaaaataaagtTGTAGAATGGACGAATCAGGTTCAAGACTGTCAGACCGTAGGACCCAAAAGATATCCGAGAGATCATTTGGTCAAACCCCAACCGTCCGATTGAACCGACCTTTGATTTTAGTTCTCTCGGATGCCCTAATGCTTTGGCTGCTTCCTTGTTGCCAAAGCTCATCTCTCCTTTCCTCTTTTCATTTTCCGACATcaaataatacaaacaaatcaaccaaattcagttttcaattttttgaaatatttcatttagtatATGGTAACGTATAcaattgaaagaagaagaaaaaaagatatcgAGTTACGTTTGGTCCTCTTAGCTTATTATGGACCGACCGTATCTTCTTCCTTGCTGGTTCCGATCTTGATTCTTCTTTGTTGTACGACCTACTAGTCTACTACTATGGTCAAACTTTTTGATATTTGTGTATTATTAATGAAAACCAAAAGACTCGTTGGTTATAGAGTTATAAATATAACCAACATGGATACTGCCCTCAATTAACTACGGACTAATCTCTTGGTCATTACCCGTAATCATATTTTTAACCATAGTTCGTCTACACATAAGAGAAAACGCCGGTCAAAATCGACTCATTTAGGGTTGCTTGAAGCCATGACGAGATATACAATAGACTCAACCTTTGTAAATTAGCGGCATGAATATAGTAATTTTTCTTTAGACTGATAATTTAGTAACTTACGTAATGGAAATTACTCAAAACGTAGATATAAGAGAGCTTTCGTAAAGTATACCATTACCTTTCTTTCAATTTCCCTAGCTAGTTGGTAATTTTCTTCCTCACTAAGATAAGGAGTCCCGCTTGGGAGTTTTTTTCCTCGTAAAACATGTATAAAGGCATATAgcacaaaggaagaaaaatcaACCACAAAGGTTGCATttgtaatttagattttttttcttttctgtttttaaacGGCTATAAGAAAATGCATTaagatatgattttatttttaccttttgCTTCTCGACCACTTGCTCCAGTCGAGTTCAATTTCGGACCACAAAATAAAAGCATGCACATGCGAAACTCATAAATACGGAACCATGACTTAATCTCTATATACTCAATAGCCACGACATGTTAAAAACTGCAACAGTAAAACCAGTAGACTCGGTGACCATCGAAAAAGAATGTAAAATCCACATAAACGTAAAAGGAGATGGGGCTCGTATATCCACAAGATAAAGTCTTGTGGAGGTTTAGCTATATATAAGCAACTCTAGGCCTTTAGACTCGAACGGTGCCCATTGTTCTACTATGTAAGAAGACACTCTCCACGCATTGTACAGTAGTCTAATCTAGACCAGTTCAACTATTTTTATACTATTATGTATTTATGTTcactctttattttttgttctattaTTATTGTGTCTTAACAATAAATGAGGTGCGGCGTTGGATGTAGTGGTCCGGTTAGTGGTGTGGTTACTGTTGGTGATCATGAGTTCTAGACTACTAGTGAATCATTGTATTTGTGGACTTAGTTAAGGAAATTAGTCACAGTGCATGGGAagtaattttgattaatttatgttttaaacgtTTACTATATTTTATCTTATACTGTATTTATAGTTTCCCATTTTGTTATCTTCAGTAATCAATAATCATGTAACATTATGCTGACCAAAAGAAATAatcgtatattttaatttaaagattataatttatttgaatgtTTTCAAGACTAGCTTAATCTGTACgtgaacttcttctttttttgccaAAGAAATGAAATCCTCCACTTCACTTAGAGCTGAGGCTTTCTAGTTTACGGAGAATAACTCTTTACAGTTAGAGGCAAATTTGAGATCATCATGACCATTCTTTCAAATCTCCATCTTATTCTTAGCTTCTAGTTTCCTTGATCTCGATATCTTCGAATACTTGAGAGTTGAGATCTCCTCTCACTCGTATAACATCAAAAACACTTGCACAACTTTTAAATCCTTTTAACATGAACTCTGAATCATCAAGTGAACAGAATGCTTCCAACAACATTAACATAAGGAATTGTCATGAAGTTGGTCTTACGTCTTAgtcatattttctttaatactaACATCCCGAAGTTTTTATCTTTCGCATCTCCATATATACTTTTAGTTTTCAGGGTGATACACTAATTTTTAAGTATGTTGCTAATTTGCTACCAGTAAAAGGAGCTACATGCCAATTCGTATACAAAGCCTACGTCTGACCCATATATGGACCCAAGCCCAACAGTCACCAACAATAGAAGTGTAcagttaaacaaaataaatttcactTAACATTgatacttaaaaatatatattatcaatttcACTAAATCCACTGGATGAAGGgcagttcttgtagtttacaaTTTAGTTGTGGTCTGATAAAGTAAAGTTCAGGGGTATATTTGGCTTTTCAAGAACTCAATTCTTTGTGTAGCGTTCGCGTCGCGTACGTCATCTTCAAACGGCTATACGACTCGGTTTGAAAAGTCAAGGggtgtttttgtcttttcagTTACTCAGTTCATTGACTTTTCAAACCGAGTCGTATAGTCGTATAGCCGTTTGAAGCGACTTCTTTCAACGGGCTAATCAATACtatcatctttttctttgcaCATCACATTTTCAAAACGGTTAATGTATGCTTTAcacatttttaaattaaattttaaaagtagaaaatatatagataatgcaaataataacattttgcagtatttttgtatttcaatGCCAAACTAAATcacaacacaaaatattttattcatttatagtttgagttttgtttttataactttttttttgtcaataccataaaatttatactcTAAAACACATTATTACTAGGAAAACCATAAAAGATTCTTTAAccgcaattaaaaaaaaagggcacaactaaaagataaataaagaactcaagttctttgttgtttccttgttgacaaaatatatttttgcatCTCAATGTATTTTTGTTGATTCATTGTGCCAAGTCCAAGTGTCCATGTAAAATTTAGTCACAGCTGAACACGACCAGCATCAggcatttataattttatataaaccttctctctttctatatCTTCTCTtgattactactactactacacacACAATCCTATCTCCGACCCAAAATGACGTGCTCTTCTCTCTACGCTTCGCTTCTCTTCTTTGCCTTCATCTTCGTCACGCATGCATTCGACCTCAGCATCATCCAGGTTCTTCTTGTTTTCTATGTTCTGGTTAAAACAACTAGAACCGGGTTTCTCACTATATACTTCCGTGAAAATATTACTGTAGATGCAACAAGAAACATGTCCGTACACGGTGGTTGTCATGACGAGCTGCCTCTCTCCGGAGACGACAAGGGATCAGATCAGTATCGTTTTTGGCGATGCCGACGGTAACAAGGTTAATGTAACTAGATTTCTCCCGTAGACAAACGCCGGTTATGTTGGTTCGGTTtacattgttattatttttatttttttctttgcttcaaTTGATCTACTGGTTGAAAAGTTGTGGATACCTTAAATGGTAATAATATCGGGAGTCCTAAAAATTCACCTTAAGCTACTGGTTGAAATTTCAGGGTTATATATGAAAATCTCTTTATTTGCATGTGTGTTATATACAGtaattttgattagaaaatATTCAATATCCTCGTTGTTTTAGGTGCATGCACAGAGACTAGGCGGTTCGGTAAGAGGATCAGGGGGTTTGGGGAAGTGTTCAACGAACACATTCCAAGTCAGAGGTCAATGTCTGAATAACCCTATCTGCTCTCTCTATATCAACCAGGAAGGACCCGACGGTTGGGTCCCAGAGTCCATCGAGATCTACTCAGAAGGCTCAAAGTCCGTCAAATTCGATTTCAGCAAGAGCGTACCTAAAAACACTTGGTACGGCCACAACAACTGCAACACCACAGGCCCGCCATCGGCTCCCGGTCTTCCTCCGCCGGAATTCCCGCCGGAGTTTCCACCGGAGACACCTTCCGTCCCACCACCTGCTCCACCAAGGCCGTCAGCTGCTTCTAGGCGTGGAGATGGTGAGAGTGTTTTCCTTGCGTTTGCCACTGCGACTGCGATCGCTGCAATGGTGCGTTAGAGTTACTAGTTATTGAGCAATGTGTTTAGTTGCGCGAGGCTCTTCTTTCCGTCGAGTGTTTCTGTTTGTTTTCGTTTTGCTTCCGCCTCTCTTCGTTGGTgtagaaaaacataattacttATAAAGTATGTGTGCATGAGTTGCTATTTTAGCTTTtgactatattattatttaccaatttataattttgaatacaTTTTCAAGAGATAATTCATATCACTTGATCCATTCCATAACTACCATTGTTTGGACTTGAATTTTTACCAAATGGCAAATAGTATGAtcatttaaaaaactatatctATATGCAAAGTGATAATTTTCTAACAAGTGAGTAGAATTAATAGACTGGAGTGTTCAAGAATGCGTGAATTACTAATAGATTCTATTGCgacaaacaataaaatttaataatgtgGGAAACAAACCTCGAGGCATATTTTGATTGCTATTCACTGAAAACATAAATTGACCTAACTTTAGATTCTATTTTAACTATCGAAGTGTTGTCGAAAACTTGAATGCATGGAATTTGTCTGGTAGTAGTAGGTGGAGTTCATGTGGGAAGTGGCACCCACGTATACCCGATTCATGTCTACTCTTGAGTCTCTCTCCCCTTTAGACAAATTTCTTCCTTTTCGGACTTCTGTGTTCACGTGTCCTTGAACCACAATCGGGATTAATTATGAACTGCAttcttttttgggatttttgtttgtttgtttgtttcagtaATATGGATGACATTgcattttaagttatattttgttACGTCTTTTACGATCTTAAGTTAATCCGAACCAAAATGATTAATCAGTAATATATTACGTCTTTTACGATCTTAAGTACAGTAATATATGctttataaaaattgaattgaaattAAGGTAATCAGGTTAGATATTTCACTTATTCAATTGTTTTAATCACACAAAGTCTTCTTATTGTAATCCGAAAAATTGAATTGAATCGGTGATAAGTCTTTTGCGGTCGAGATCctgactcaaaaaaaaattaacagaaaaGGAAATGGAATTTTGTTCGATCGCTTAGTCCTACAAAGCCCAACTAAGGCCCCTCCCAACTTTTAAAGCCCATGATGAAATAGAGTAGGTAAAGTAATTTAGCTGGTTGATGGATCACTTTGTAATACTGTACTTCGACTGAATAAGACCGACTAAGTTATTTACAACGGTCCAAACAAAACATacgatataaaattttacttccataaaactataattatataaaatattttttttaaaaatcacaacaATCCAAATTGCACGAACAGTATCATCTATAAAATCCAATGGATCGATATTCaagaaattattcaaaataaagatatatataagaacCCTTTCCTCGACGTAATCTCTGGCCAATACAAATTTAACTTTTCGTTGAAGACAAAGGCCAATGGAAAAGACAAAACGACCCGAGGTATAAAGTATAAATAATATGAGATGTAATCTCTTACGTCAGCATAAagttaaattaagaaaaaaatacaatcttAACTTTGTcatttaggaaaaaaacaaatcatattatCACTATTTTGTTTACAGTAGTACGTAAAGATAacgaaaaaacttaaaagagaagTATTTACGGGTACGAAGatgaacatacaaaaaaaaaaaaactaatataccGGTACTTTCATTTGTCCGtaggtaaaaaataaattattagctTTGAATCAAGCGACATATTTTTAGAACTCAATAGATTGAAACTTGTGACTAGATTACGTGATCACAGATTCATAATATTTGTTGTTGATCCTATAACCAATTCAAGACTCATATTACAGTTTTGCAGCTCTACCACAAAATActtatatatttgaattcaaTATTATATGGACGTTGATATGATGATATTACTGAATATGGAGATTTTATATAGTAAGAAAAACTATTGGCTTAGGAAGAAAGCACATGAACTGACTTATCTCGATTGAAGCGATTGCCATTGTGAGAATCTAAATTTAGAGATGGGCGAAAAAATACTATGTAAATGATCCAATCATCTGTGTGTTactcttttaacttttaactgtTTAATGGCAGTACGTAGTAAAACTTTCTTCTAAACTATTTTCGATATCgtacattttttagaaaataaaaatgttcaactttGTTTCGTTAACAACCCAAACTGATTTACATGACGTTAAAACCTCATAGGCATAATCAACCAAATACAACAATGAGTTTTAATAACTTATTTCATGAACGTTatgtaattcaaaattttgtgctttcaatgcaaaaaaaaaaaaaaaaaaaaaaaaaaaaggaagaaagggaTACAGTGACAGGACTGTGAAAGAGGTCTCAATAAATGACAAAACGGATTGGTGggggaaggaaggaaggaggaGGAATCGTCGTTGATAAGAAGAGAAGGTCCCCaagaggaggtggtggt is from Camelina sativa cultivar DH55 chromosome 20, Cs, whole genome shotgun sequence and encodes:
- the LOC104768923 gene encoding uncharacterized protein LOC104768923, with amino-acid sequence MTCSSLYASLLFFAFIFVTHAFDLSIIQMQQETCPYTVVVMTSCLSPETTRDQISIVFGDADGNKVHAQRLGGSVRGSGGLGKCSTNTFQVRGQCLNNPICSLYINQEGPDGWVPESIEIYSEGSKSVKFDFSKSVPKNTWYGHNNCNTTGPPSAPGLPPPEFPPEFPPETPSVPPPAPPRPSAASRRGDGESVFLAFATATAIAAMVR